One genomic window of Thermus islandicus DSM 21543 includes the following:
- a CDS encoding ferredoxin: MPHVICEPCIGVKDQSCVEVCPVECIYDGGDQFYIHPEECIDCGACVPACPVNAIYPEEDVPEQWRSYIEKNRKLAGLE, encoded by the coding sequence ATGCCGCACGTGATCTGTGAGCCGTGCATCGGCGTGAAGGACCAGTCCTGCGTGGAGGTCTGCCCCGTGGAGTGCATCTACGACGGAGGGGACCAGTTTTACATCCACCCGGAGGAGTGCATTGACTGCGGAGCCTGCGTGCCCGCCTGCCCGGTGAACGCCATCTACCCCGAGGAGGACGTTCCCGAGCAGTGGCGGTCCTACATTGAGAAGAACCGGAAGCTGGCGGGGCTGGAGTAG